The following proteins come from a genomic window of bacterium:
- a CDS encoding ROK family transcriptional regulator, producing MKESLRIDNDFLSDRERKNLSILEMIRRKESVTKADISKVTGINIVTVSNYISHYIEKGLVLELGLDESSGGRRPTLIKLNPKAGFVIGVGLNIMDIVGVAVDLESNVLYEMRQDRFSGVTTTTSPLSVENGESTIYSLVEVVSKVLENSKLDVKKLKGIGVGVPGIIDVPGQKIKWPNERGVKDISICIAVKDLFEDKFGVPTIIENDATIAAFGEKWLGLDPTIKNMLYMYAGVGCGIMINGQIYKGSSGIAGEVNIHNPEFECLPEKEQEKLFYLLRWELDMGLSYKAKQAIKEGKESEILALAGGRSEMVTFRTVVKAAKAGDKLAIDLLREAGVNLGIKIAFFVNFLNPEMVVLGGGIEEAGTFIVEPIKETVAKWAFEEAFRIVKIVPSRLGNKAVALGGASGVIQEVFLDV from the coding sequence ATGAAAGAGTCGTTACGTATTGATAATGATTTTTTATCGGACAGAGAAAGAAAGAATCTCTCTATTTTGGAGATGATTAGGAGGAAGGAATCCGTTACCAAGGCCGATATCTCGAAAGTTACAGGCATCAATATAGTGACTGTGTCAAACTACATTAGTCATTACATTGAGAAAGGATTAGTGTTAGAGCTCGGTTTGGACGAATCGAGCGGAGGACGTAGGCCGACTTTGATAAAGTTGAATCCGAAAGCTGGTTTTGTCATTGGAGTTGGGTTGAATATAATGGACATAGTTGGCGTGGCTGTAGATCTAGAATCAAATGTCCTCTATGAGATGAGACAAGATAGGTTCAGTGGAGTTACAACCACGACCAGTCCTCTATCGGTTGAAAACGGAGAATCAACTATTTATTCTTTAGTTGAGGTAGTGAGTAAGGTATTAGAAAATTCGAAACTAGATGTAAAAAAACTAAAAGGGATTGGTGTAGGAGTGCCTGGAATTATTGATGTGCCTGGACAAAAAATCAAATGGCCTAATGAAAGAGGTGTGAAGGATATCTCGATTTGTATAGCTGTTAAGGATCTTTTTGAAGATAAGTTTGGCGTCCCTACTATTATCGAGAACGATGCTACTATAGCTGCCTTTGGAGAAAAATGGTTAGGCCTTGACCCTACCATAAAGAATATGTTGTATATGTACGCTGGGGTCGGTTGTGGCATTATGATCAATGGGCAGATATATAAAGGTAGCAGTGGGATTGCAGGAGAGGTTAATATCCACAATCCAGAATTTGAATGCCTTCCAGAAAAAGAACAGGAGAAGTTATTTTATCTATTGCGATGGGAGTTAGATATGGGTCTTTCTTATAAAGCTAAGCAAGCTATTAAGGAAGGAAAAGAATCAGAGATTCTTGCTTTGGCAGGGGGAAGGTCAGAAATGGTAACCTTCAGGACAGTAGTTAAGGCAGCAAAAGCAGGAGATAAGCTAGCTATTGACTTGCTAAGAGAAGCAGGGGTAAATCTGGGTATCAAGATAGCATTTTTTGTGAATTTCTTAAATCCTGAAATGGTTGTTTTAGGTGGAGGAATAGAAGAAGCAGGCACTTTTATAGTAGAGCCTATAAAAGAAACTGTAGCTAAATGGGCCTTTGAAGAAGCTTTTCGTATAGTTAAGATTGTTCCTTCCAGATTGGGTAATAAGGCAGTAGCTTTGGGAGGTGCCAGCGGGGTTATTCAAGAAGTATTTCTAGATG
- a CDS encoding carbohydrate ABC transporter permease, which translates to MATRRINSKRIVEKFIIHSFLCLVSVSCLFPLLWMLSTSLKSQSEVFLNMSLIPSSFKWNNYIIAWKQARFGTYFFNSLIYTTTAVTGVLLFASLAAYAFARFQFRGRNLLFYLFLASMMIPIPGAFIPLYILLIRLQLVDTRIGLILPYINAGLPLAIFILKGFFEGVPRDLEDAARIDGCSRMGIYWRIMLPLATPALATVAIISSLTIWNEYLLALIVVRKEELLPIQVGLWTFQGQHITNYPLLMAGLTIAALPLIIIYMIMQKNIIKGITAGALKA; encoded by the coding sequence ATGGCTACGAGAAGAATTAATAGCAAGAGAATAGTTGAAAAGTTTATTATTCACTCTTTTTTATGTTTAGTATCCGTTAGCTGTTTATTTCCTCTTTTGTGGATGCTTTCAACCTCGCTAAAATCTCAAAGTGAAGTATTCTTAAATATGAGCTTAATTCCATCTAGTTTTAAATGGAATAATTACATAATTGCTTGGAAACAGGCTAGATTTGGTACTTATTTTTTTAATAGTCTTATATATACAACTACTGCTGTTACAGGGGTTCTATTATTTGCTTCGTTAGCAGCTTATGCTTTTGCCAGATTTCAATTTCGAGGAAGAAATCTTTTATTTTATTTATTTCTGGCTTCTATGATGATACCAATCCCAGGGGCATTTATACCCCTATATATCCTTCTGATTAGATTACAGTTAGTTGATACACGTATTGGATTAATACTCCCATACATTAATGCAGGTTTACCATTGGCTATCTTTATCCTGAAAGGATTTTTCGAAGGAGTCCCCCGTGACCTCGAAGATGCTGCGAGAATAGACGGTTGTTCTCGAATGGGTATATACTGGCGCATAATGTTACCGTTGGCAACTCCAGCGTTAGCGACAGTAGCAATAATCTCTTCTCTTACAATATGGAATGAGTATCTTTTGGCATTAATTGTTGTGCGTAAAGAAGAGCTCTTGCCGATTCAGGTAGGACTTTGGACATTTCAAGGACAACATATAACTAATTATCCATTACTTATGGCTGGTTTGACAATCGCAGCTCTTCCACTGATTATAATTTATATGATCATGCAGAAGAATATTATTAAGGGGATTACAGCTGGAGCGCTTAAAGCATAG
- a CDS encoding sugar ABC transporter permease yields MKKEKIRYIRHNWNSYLFVLPALSIYLIFGLYPFLRTFQLSFYRWDGIAPDMQFVGLKNYIDIIFNNPIWWTSVLNASIVSIIALTFQNGLALLLAILLYRGITNGRTIYRVIFFMPPMLSLIVVGYIWLWIYDGNYGILNHILRIIGLGNHVRAWLSEANSSLISVAVAHCWRGFGFAFILFLAGLQTIPEDLYEAAKVDGAGTWNQFRYITLPLLVPVATIVSVLTILGTMQIFDLIMAMTQGGPGFHTEVPITRIYKEAFSYYHFGYGTAMAIVFGGLLLILSIFQMECSRRRLRR; encoded by the coding sequence ATGAAAAAGGAAAAAATCAGATATATCAGACATAACTGGAATTCCTATCTCTTTGTGTTACCAGCTCTTAGCATATATTTGATATTCGGCCTTTATCCTTTTTTAAGGACTTTTCAACTTAGTTTCTATAGGTGGGATGGTATTGCTCCGGATATGCAATTTGTTGGTCTAAAGAATTATATTGATATTATATTCAATAACCCTATTTGGTGGACTTCAGTACTAAATGCCTCTATTGTTTCCATTATCGCTCTTACATTCCAGAATGGTTTGGCATTACTGTTAGCTATCTTGTTATATCGTGGCATTACGAATGGGCGAACGATATACCGGGTTATCTTTTTTATGCCACCTATGTTATCTCTGATTGTCGTTGGGTATATTTGGCTTTGGATATACGATGGAAATTATGGAATCTTAAATCATATCCTGCGGATTATAGGATTAGGCAATCATGTTCGGGCATGGCTCTCTGAGGCAAACTCATCTCTTATTTCAGTAGCTGTGGCCCATTGTTGGCGAGGATTCGGGTTTGCATTTATTCTATTTCTAGCGGGATTACAGACAATACCAGAGGATCTCTATGAAGCAGCTAAGGTGGATGGCGCTGGCACTTGGAACCAATTTCGTTATATAACTTTACCTCTGCTAGTTCCCGTGGCAACTATTGTTTCTGTATTAACTATATTGGGGACAATGCAGATATTTGACCTAATTATGGCGATGACTCAAGGTGGGCCGGGTTTTCATACAGAGGTCCCTATAACGAGGATTTACAAAGAAGCTTTCTCTTACTATCATTTTGGATACGGTACAGCTATGGCAATAGTATTCGGTGGGCTTCTGCTTATTTTGTCAATATTTCAGATGGAGTGTTCAAGGCGCAGATTACGGAGGTAA
- a CDS encoding extracellular solute-binding protein yields the protein MARYINAGHISNLTDEMEEGWKDRFFPEAIKRGSYQDGNQWGVIPGTYAVPLTVMNIQIFYNKRLFEKAGLDPMNPPATWEEFIAAGRKLRAKGIAPFTAGFGDLGLAEWFLNSYAWSFLGEDNVRATWVGERSYVSPEWEAAFDKFVEMRDNEMFIEGIAIMSNKQSEQAFANGLAAMAMNGSWAVNVYYQMNPDLEYDVMSFPQDTEAANPVLLFGGTGICAAVNGKSSQKLEAIKFLKWFTDKERQIEYVEKAHTLSANRNVIDGLSPVLAKFAKGMERIIPDLEVEEKNEVREVLRKGIQSIIIGEKTSIKVLEEAQRLKDKLE from the coding sequence TTGGCTAGATATATAAATGCCGGACATATATCTAACCTAACCGACGAAATGGAAGAAGGATGGAAAGATAGATTTTTTCCAGAAGCAATAAAACGTGGCTCTTACCAAGATGGAAATCAGTGGGGTGTTATACCCGGCACTTATGCTGTGCCGTTGACTGTTATGAATATACAAATATTCTATAATAAGAGACTCTTTGAAAAAGCAGGACTTGATCCAATGAATCCACCTGCTACATGGGAAGAGTTTATTGCTGCGGGTAGAAAATTACGAGCTAAGGGTATAGCCCCTTTTACTGCTGGATTTGGTGATTTAGGACTTGCTGAGTGGTTTCTTAATAGTTATGCCTGGAGTTTTCTTGGTGAAGATAATGTGCGGGCTACTTGGGTAGGTGAAAGGTCATATGTATCACCAGAATGGGAGGCTGCTTTTGATAAGTTCGTCGAGATGCGAGATAATGAGATGTTTATAGAAGGGATAGCAATAATGTCTAACAAACAGTCAGAACAAGCCTTCGCCAATGGTCTGGCTGCCATGGCGATGAACGGATCTTGGGCTGTGAATGTATATTACCAGATGAACCCAGACCTCGAATATGATGTTATGTCTTTCCCTCAAGATACAGAGGCTGCGAATCCGGTGCTTTTGTTTGGTGGTACAGGTATCTGTGCTGCTGTAAATGGTAAATCTTCCCAGAAACTAGAAGCCATAAAATTCTTAAAGTGGTTTACGGATAAGGAGCGACAAATAGAATATGTAGAAAAGGCCCATACCCTGTCTGCCAATAGAAATGTGATAGACGGACTTTCACCTGTATTGGCAAAGTTTGCCAAGGGCATGGAAAGGATTATACCAGATTTAGAAGTAGAAGAAAAAAATGAAGTGAGAGAGGTCTTAAGAAAAGGAATTCAATCAATAATTATCGGGGAGAAGACCTCTATCAAAGTTCTCGAAGAAGCACAGCGTCTAAAAGATAAACTCGAGTGA
- a CDS encoding extracellular solute-binding protein, with protein MVYPCKKWILVIYLFIMGPILFVGCGQDKDKEIGAKKKPLITFWHWWTDRQSILEEFADQYEEETGVKVKFVLSSPSGDLYKNKLQAAALSSTLPDIIGVWG; from the coding sequence ATGGTATATCCTTGTAAAAAGTGGATATTGGTCATCTATCTGTTTATTATGGGACCCATATTGTTCGTTGGGTGTGGTCAAGATAAAGATAAGGAAATTGGAGCAAAAAAGAAACCTCTTATAACATTCTGGCATTGGTGGACAGATAGGCAATCGATCTTGGAAGAATTTGCTGATCAATATGAAGAGGAAACCGGAGTAAAAGTGAAGTTTGTACTCTCTTCTCCAAGTGGGGATCTCTATAAAAATAAATTGCAAGCAGCTGCTTTATCTAGTACCCTGCCAGATATTATTGGGGTATGGGGTTGA